One window from the genome of Streptococcus parasanguinis encodes:
- a CDS encoding PTS transporter subunit IIBC, with amino-acid sequence MNKGSFKSLFSFEFWQKFGKALMVVIAVMPAAGLMISIGKSIPMINPNLSPLVITGGILEQIGWGVIGNLHILFALAIGGSWAKERAGGAFAAGLSFILINRITGAVFGVTSAMLADKDATVHTILGGSIKVADYFISVLEAPALNMGVFVGIISGFVGATAFNKYYNYRKLPEALSFFNGKRFVPFVVIVRSALTALVLAALWPVVQSGINGFGVWIANSQSTAPVLAPFLFGTLERLLLPFGLHHMLTIPINYTQLGGSYQVLTGAAKGTTVFGQDPLWLAWVTDLVNLKKADPSQYQHLLHAYTPARFKVGQMIGSFGILMGVVVAIYRNVDPDKKEKYKGMLFATALATFLTGVTEPIEYMFMFIATPLYLIYAFVQGAAFAMADLVHLRVHSFGSIEFLTRTPMAINAGLALDIFNFVWVTVLFAFIMYFIANFMIKKFNYATPGRNGNYEQNDDAPAGDGAAAGAATSSASSQVINIINLLGGRANIVDVDACMTRLRVTVKDAEKVGTEEQWKAEGAMGLVMKGQGVQAIYGPKADVLKSDIQDVLDSGEVIPETLPSQMTAVQKAEATFKGVTDEVHSVADGEVINIEDVKDPVFSQKMMGDGFAVEPENGHIVSPVAGKVTSVFPTKHALGLVTDNGLEVLVHIGLDTVSLEGKPFEVKVSEGQTVAAGDLLVEADLDAIRAAGRETSTIVVFTNADAIKSVKVEHTGKLAANAPVATVEL; translated from the coding sequence ATGAATAAAGGATCATTCAAAAGTTTATTTAGCTTTGAATTCTGGCAGAAGTTTGGTAAGGCCTTGATGGTCGTTATCGCTGTCATGCCAGCTGCTGGGTTGATGATTTCAATCGGGAAATCAATCCCTATGATCAACCCGAATTTATCTCCACTTGTTATTACAGGTGGGATTCTCGAACAAATCGGTTGGGGGGTTATCGGTAACCTTCACATCCTCTTTGCACTCGCTATCGGTGGTAGCTGGGCCAAAGAGCGTGCTGGGGGTGCCTTTGCGGCTGGTCTCTCTTTCATCTTGATTAACCGTATTACCGGTGCAGTTTTCGGAGTGACATCTGCAATGTTGGCCGATAAGGATGCTACCGTTCATACGATCTTAGGTGGATCAATTAAAGTTGCAGACTACTTCATTAGTGTCCTTGAAGCACCGGCACTTAATATGGGGGTGTTTGTAGGGATTATCTCAGGTTTTGTTGGAGCAACAGCCTTCAATAAATACTATAACTACCGTAAACTTCCAGAAGCCCTTTCTTTCTTTAACGGGAAGCGCTTTGTCCCATTCGTTGTTATCGTTCGTTCAGCTCTTACAGCCTTGGTTTTGGCAGCCTTGTGGCCAGTAGTTCAATCAGGAATTAATGGATTTGGTGTTTGGATTGCCAACTCACAATCAACAGCTCCAGTATTGGCACCATTCTTGTTTGGTACCTTAGAACGTCTTCTCTTGCCATTTGGTCTTCACCACATGTTGACCATTCCAATCAACTATACTCAATTGGGTGGTAGCTACCAAGTTCTTACAGGTGCTGCCAAAGGAACAACTGTATTTGGACAAGATCCACTTTGGTTGGCTTGGGTAACAGACCTTGTTAACTTGAAGAAGGCAGATCCTAGCCAATACCAACACTTGCTTCATGCGTACACACCAGCTCGTTTCAAAGTTGGTCAAATGATTGGATCATTTGGTATCTTGATGGGGGTTGTAGTTGCTATCTATCGCAATGTGGACCCAGATAAGAAAGAAAAATACAAAGGGATGCTTTTTGCAACTGCCCTTGCTACATTCTTGACAGGTGTTACTGAACCAATTGAATACATGTTCATGTTCATTGCAACACCTTTATACCTAATCTATGCCTTTGTTCAAGGAGCTGCCTTTGCAATGGCTGACTTGGTTCACCTTCGTGTCCACTCATTCGGTTCAATCGAGTTTTTGACACGTACCCCAATGGCCATCAACGCTGGTTTGGCATTAGATATCTTTAACTTTGTATGGGTAACAGTCCTCTTTGCCTTTATCATGTACTTCATTGCCAACTTCATGATTAAGAAATTCAATTATGCAACTCCAGGACGTAACGGTAACTATGAACAAAATGATGATGCCCCTGCAGGAGATGGTGCAGCAGCAGGTGCTGCTACAAGCTCAGCAAGCTCACAAGTCATTAACATCATCAACCTTCTTGGTGGACGTGCCAATATCGTAGACGTTGACGCATGTATGACTCGTCTTCGTGTAACCGTTAAGGACGCTGAAAAAGTCGGAACAGAAGAACAATGGAAAGCTGAAGGCGCTATGGGTCTTGTCATGAAAGGACAAGGTGTCCAAGCAATCTACGGACCTAAAGCTGACGTATTGAAATCTGATATCCAAGACGTTCTTGATTCGGGTGAAGTTATTCCTGAAACACTTCCTAGCCAAATGACAGCAGTTCAAAAAGCTGAAGCAACCTTTAAAGGGGTAACTGATGAAGTGCATTCCGTTGCAGATGGTGAAGTGATCAACATCGAAGATGTGAAAGATCCTGTATTCTCACAAAAAATGATGGGTGACGGATTTGCAGTTGAGCCTGAAAATGGCCACATCGTTTCACCAGTTGCTGGTAAAGTTACTAGCGTCTTCCCAACCAAACATGCCCTTGGTTTGGTAACAGATAATGGTTTGGAAGTCTTGGTTCACATCGGTCTAGATACTGTTAGTCTTGAAGGAAAACCATTTGAGGTTAAAGTTTCTGAAGGTCAAACAGTGGCTGCTGGAGACCTCTTGGTAGAAGCAGACCTTGATGCAATCCGTGCAGCTGGTCGTGAAACTTCAACAATTGTTGTCTTCACAAATGCAGATGCGATTAAATCCGTTAAGGTCGAACATACTGGTAAATTGGCAGCAAATGCACCAGTTGCAACAGTAGAATTATAA
- the nrdR gene encoding transcriptional regulator NrdR translates to MRCPKCGGSKSSVVDSRQAEDGNTIRRRRECEECHYRFTTYERVEERTLVVVKKDGTREQFSRDKIFNGIIRSAQKRPVSSDEIEEIVNRIEQKVRSQSDNEINSEYIGSLVMDELADLDEITYVRFASVYRSFKDVGELETLLKQITKGTKKKKEK, encoded by the coding sequence ATGCGTTGTCCAAAATGTGGTGGAAGTAAGTCTAGTGTGGTGGATAGTCGACAAGCTGAAGATGGGAACACCATCCGTCGTCGCAGGGAATGCGAAGAATGCCATTATCGCTTTACTACCTACGAACGAGTGGAAGAGCGGACCCTAGTGGTTGTCAAAAAGGATGGGACACGCGAGCAATTTTCTCGTGATAAAATCTTTAATGGTATTATCCGCTCAGCTCAAAAACGGCCTGTTTCTAGTGACGAAATCGAAGAAATTGTAAACCGGATCGAGCAAAAGGTTCGCAGCCAAAGTGATAATGAAATCAACAGTGAATATATTGGTTCGTTGGTCATGGATGAGTTAGCAGATCTAGATGAGATCACCTATGTCCGTTTTGCTAGTGTTTACCGGAGTTTCAAGGATGTCGGTGAGTTAGAAACCCTCTTGAAACAAATTACGAAGGGAACCAAGAAGAAAAAGGAAAAATAG
- a CDS encoding endonuclease/exonuclease/phosphatase family protein — MKFLTLNSHSWMEENAQQKFETLKEQILEAQYDVICFQEVNQEMASEVVKTDEYYQALPSAVAIHKDHFVRVLVEELAAQGLHYYWTWAYNHIGYDHLNEGVAVLSRQPLKADEILVSNMDDPTDYHTRRVAVAHTSVDGKEIAVASVHLSWWDKGFQFEWPRIEKYFSQVGKPFILAGDFNNPAGQEGYETILSSSLKLQDSFIEAKETKGTYTVGPGIDGWTDNQVPLRIDYVFASPEWDIQRLHVIFDDQNKPHVSDHYGLEAELSL; from the coding sequence ATGAAATTTTTAACATTAAATTCCCATAGTTGGATGGAAGAGAATGCCCAGCAAAAATTTGAGACCCTCAAGGAGCAAATTTTAGAAGCACAATATGATGTGATCTGTTTCCAAGAGGTCAATCAAGAAATGGCCTCAGAAGTAGTCAAAACGGATGAGTATTATCAAGCTTTGCCATCAGCTGTAGCCATTCACAAGGATCACTTTGTTCGCGTATTGGTTGAGGAGTTGGCTGCTCAAGGTCTTCACTATTACTGGACTTGGGCTTACAACCATATTGGCTATGATCACCTCAATGAGGGGGTAGCCGTTCTTTCGCGTCAACCTTTGAAGGCGGATGAGATTTTGGTCTCCAATATGGATGATCCAACGGACTACCATACGCGTCGGGTGGCCGTTGCCCATACCAGTGTCGATGGAAAAGAGATTGCTGTTGCCAGCGTCCATCTTTCTTGGTGGGACAAAGGTTTCCAATTTGAGTGGCCACGCATTGAGAAGTACTTCAGCCAAGTAGGCAAACCTTTTATTCTAGCTGGTGATTTCAATAATCCTGCTGGTCAAGAAGGGTATGAAACGATTCTATCCAGTTCGCTAAAACTTCAAGATAGTTTTATCGAAGCCAAAGAAACAAAGGGGACTTATACTGTAGGACCTGGAATCGATGGCTGGACGGATAATCAAGTTCCATTGCGAATCGATTACGTCTTTGCAAGTCCAGAATGGGACATCCAGCGTCTACATGTCATTTTTGATGATCAAAACAAACCCCATGTCAGTGATCACTATGGCTTAGAAGCTGAATTATCACTTTAA
- a CDS encoding response regulator transcription factor — MVKRVLLVENEKQIARFIDLELQKEGYQVDVVEDGKAGLALIAATKYDLILFNYDLSDMSGETFAEEISRIRPASVLIVLDSRDKIAEHKESIQRFAVSYMVKPFIISDLVDKITAIFRGRDYIDQHCSQMKIPTSYRNLSIDVEHHTVYRGKDMISLTRREYDLLATLMGSKGVVTRDQLLESVWKYESTGETNIVDVYIRYLRGKIDLPGQKSYIKTVRGIGYAMQDALE, encoded by the coding sequence ATGGTCAAACGAGTTCTACTAGTAGAAAATGAGAAGCAAATCGCTCGCTTCATTGATTTGGAACTTCAAAAAGAGGGGTATCAAGTTGATGTGGTCGAGGATGGAAAAGCGGGTCTGGCCTTGATTGCTGCGACTAAATATGATCTGATCTTGTTTAATTACGATTTGTCAGATATGTCTGGTGAAACATTCGCAGAGGAAATCAGTCGGATTCGTCCAGCTTCTGTCTTGATTGTTTTGGATAGCCGCGATAAAATTGCTGAGCACAAAGAGAGTATTCAGCGCTTTGCCGTTTCCTATATGGTCAAACCCTTTATTATCAGCGATTTGGTGGATAAGATCACAGCCATTTTTAGAGGTCGTGATTATATTGACCAACATTGTAGCCAGATGAAAATTCCAACATCATACCGCAATTTGAGCATTGATGTGGAACACCATACCGTCTATCGTGGGAAAGACATGATTAGTTTAACCCGCAGAGAGTATGATCTCTTAGCGACTCTGATGGGAAGCAAAGGAGTGGTGACACGAGATCAGTTGCTGGAAAGTGTCTGGAAGTACGAGAGTACGGGTGAGACTAATATTGTGGACGTCTATATCCGGTATCTCCGTGGGAAAATTGATTTACCCGGTCAAAAAAGCTATATTAAGACCGTTCGTGGGATTGGCTATGCCATGCAAGACGCATTAGAATAA